In one Corallococcus sp. EGB genomic region, the following are encoded:
- a CDS encoding rhodanese-like domain-containing protein, with protein sequence MPIPEITPAELARRLAGPPEARPVLVDVRFPHEHEWVALPDSVLMPLPELEDFHAQLDALRGRPVVVYCHHGVRSLDGAAYLIDRGLDAVSLHGGIDLYSRTVDPSLPRY encoded by the coding sequence ATGCCCATCCCTGAAATCACCCCCGCCGAGCTGGCCCGGCGCCTGGCAGGTCCCCCCGAAGCGCGCCCCGTGCTGGTGGACGTGAGATTCCCGCACGAGCACGAATGGGTGGCCCTGCCGGACTCCGTGCTGATGCCCCTGCCGGAGCTGGAGGACTTCCACGCGCAGCTGGACGCCCTCCGGGGCCGCCCCGTGGTCGTCTACTGCCACCACGGGGTGCGCAGCCTGGACGGCGCCGCGTACCTCATCGACCGGGGCCTGGACGCCGTGTCGCTCCACGGCGGCATCGACCTGTACTCGCGCACCGTGGACCCGTCCCTGCCGCGCTACTAG
- a CDS encoding deoxynucleoside kinase has product MPRSTARARPATSRSEPPSPKAPPPAESESKPARNTLKLKVKVPRAKRFVALAGNIGAGKTTAAKLISQGFGFELFDEPVIDNRFLRDYYGDMTRWSFTLQLEFLIRRVEHHELIHSVRKSCVQDRTLYEDPEIFAKYLHGLGHMTNAELDLYYEYFQRLSRHIVRPDKVICFDVPSEDVLLQRIRTRGRAEEKGIGKQFLKGLNGYYAGFPQVLQEKYGVECLVVDVTTQDIRRGPGRDEFMDRVSAFLA; this is encoded by the coding sequence ATGCCCCGCTCCACCGCCCGCGCGCGTCCGGCGACGTCCCGCTCCGAGCCGCCCTCCCCCAAGGCGCCGCCCCCGGCCGAGTCCGAATCGAAGCCCGCTCGCAACACCCTCAAGCTCAAGGTGAAGGTGCCGCGCGCCAAGCGCTTCGTGGCGCTCGCGGGCAACATCGGCGCGGGCAAGACGACGGCCGCGAAGCTCATCAGCCAGGGCTTCGGCTTCGAGCTCTTCGACGAGCCCGTCATCGACAACCGCTTCCTGCGTGACTACTACGGCGACATGACGCGGTGGTCGTTCACGCTGCAGCTGGAGTTCCTCATCCGGCGCGTGGAGCACCACGAGCTCATCCACTCCGTCAGGAAGAGCTGCGTGCAGGACCGCACGCTCTACGAGGACCCGGAAATCTTCGCCAAGTACCTGCACGGCCTGGGGCACATGACGAACGCGGAGCTGGACCTGTACTACGAGTACTTCCAGCGGCTGTCGCGCCACATCGTGCGGCCGGACAAGGTCATCTGCTTCGACGTGCCCTCCGAGGACGTGCTGCTCCAGCGCATCCGCACCCGCGGCCGCGCCGAGGAGAAGGGCATTGGCAAGCAGTTCCTCAAGGGCCTCAACGGCTACTACGCGGGCTTTCCCCAGGTGCTCCAGGAGAAGTACGGCGTGGAGTGCCTGGTGGTGGACGTCACGACGCAGGACATCCGCCGGGGCCCGGGGCGCGACGAGTTCATGGACCGCGTCTCCGCATTCCTCGCCTGA
- a CDS encoding acyl-CoA thioesterase: protein MHDLSPKSPRESEVVMTQLILPPDANNLNAAFGGKVMQWIDICGAVAAQRHCRQVVVTASMDDLHFHAPIRVGWIALLHARVLAAFRTSLEVGVTVHAENPLTGERHLTTSALLTFVAQGQDGKGVPVPPLLLESDAERQAFQEAEARRAQRRNRGQGEQNWMKVMKPVAGA from the coding sequence ATGCACGACCTCAGCCCGAAGAGCCCGCGCGAATCCGAAGTGGTGATGACGCAGCTCATCCTCCCTCCGGACGCCAACAACCTGAACGCCGCGTTCGGCGGGAAGGTGATGCAGTGGATCGACATCTGCGGCGCCGTGGCCGCCCAGCGCCACTGCCGTCAGGTCGTGGTGACGGCGTCCATGGACGACCTGCACTTCCACGCCCCCATCCGCGTGGGCTGGATTGCCCTGCTCCACGCGCGCGTGCTCGCGGCGTTCCGCACGTCGTTGGAGGTGGGCGTCACCGTGCACGCGGAGAACCCGCTCACCGGTGAGCGGCACCTCACCACCAGCGCGCTGCTCACCTTCGTGGCGCAGGGCCAGGACGGCAAGGGCGTGCCCGTGCCACCGCTGCTCCTGGAGTCGGACGCCGAGCGCCAGGCCTTCCAGGAGGCCGAGGCCCGCCGCGCCCAGCGCCGCAACCGCGGTCAGGGCGAGCAGAACTGGATGAAGGTGATGAAGCCCGTGGCCGGCGCCTGA
- a CDS encoding VTC domain-containing protein: MISFAEGEVTKLRREFKRVLEASDAKAVCTRLSQELGGYRPPPTRIVSVYFDKPGCPLARRALLTPDDCLKVRTKEYSPDVGAAGRERVVLEVKREHRGLTQKRRVWVPRAELGRALTGGVSLLPLIAGGSLTPVLAVTYRRHVYQVSMEWRVTVDRDIGFHAVSPELALSPTALSVERLGLPAWEDSRVVVEVKHLGASLPGWLAALNPGGAQTYSKFAEGMARVHAFTTDGVGVVGG, from the coding sequence ATGATCTCGTTCGCGGAAGGCGAAGTGACGAAGTTGCGGCGTGAGTTCAAGCGCGTGCTGGAGGCCTCCGACGCGAAGGCGGTGTGCACGCGGCTGTCGCAGGAGCTGGGGGGCTATCGGCCGCCGCCCACGCGCATCGTGTCGGTGTACTTCGACAAGCCGGGCTGTCCGCTGGCGCGGCGCGCGCTGCTCACGCCGGACGACTGCCTCAAGGTGAGGACGAAGGAGTACTCGCCGGACGTGGGCGCCGCGGGCCGCGAGCGCGTTGTGCTGGAGGTGAAGCGCGAGCACCGGGGGCTCACGCAGAAGCGGCGCGTGTGGGTGCCGCGCGCGGAGCTGGGCCGGGCCCTGACGGGCGGCGTGAGCCTGTTGCCCCTCATCGCGGGGGGCAGCCTGACGCCGGTGCTGGCGGTGACGTACCGGCGGCACGTGTACCAGGTGTCGATGGAGTGGCGCGTGACGGTGGACCGGGACATCGGCTTCCACGCGGTGTCGCCGGAGCTGGCCCTTTCGCCCACGGCGCTGTCGGTGGAGCGGCTGGGGCTGCCCGCGTGGGAGGACTCGCGGGTGGTGGTGGAGGTGAAGCACCTCGGGGCGTCGTTGCCCGGGTGGCTGGCGGCCCTCAATCCGGGGGGCGCGCAGACATACAGCAAGTTCGCGGAGGGCATGGCGCGGGTACATGCCTTCACAACAGATGGCGTTGGGGTCGTAGGGGGTTAG
- a CDS encoding iron-sulfur cluster assembly accessory protein: MDTSTAVAGSTPASQPATSAPVVLTAAAVAQVKTVIQAQGFQGYFFSIRVVPSGCSGLGYDLNLVKETKAGDQTWEQDGIQIATDALSAQYLTGTHIDYVTSITGAGFKFENPNAKSSCGCGTSFTT, from the coding sequence ATGGATACTTCTACCGCCGTCGCCGGCTCCACGCCGGCCTCCCAGCCCGCCACCTCCGCGCCGGTCGTCCTGACGGCCGCCGCCGTCGCCCAGGTGAAGACGGTCATCCAGGCCCAGGGCTTCCAGGGGTACTTCTTCTCCATCCGCGTGGTGCCCTCCGGCTGCAGCGGCCTGGGCTACGACCTGAACCTCGTCAAGGAGACGAAGGCGGGCGACCAGACGTGGGAGCAGGATGGCATCCAGATCGCCACGGACGCGCTGAGCGCCCAGTACCTCACGGGCACGCACATCGACTACGTCACCAGCATCACCGGCGCGGGCTTCAAGTTCGAGAACCCGAACGCCAAGTCGTCCTGCGGCTGCGGTACGTCGTTCACCACCTGA
- a CDS encoding glycerophosphodiester phosphodiesterase yields MLPRDTFLHGLKPTLHIAHRGGALLAPENTLEAFHRAVHTHRTDMLELDVHLSRDGEVIVAHDDTLERCTDGEGPLAALTLAELRKLDAGHRFTPDEGRTFPFRGQGVRLPTLREVLRAFPSLRLNVELKPDVPGAEAVLARLLTEEDALGRVCIGSEQDVIAERLHARLPDVCHFYPRDALAAFVLALKAGEAPPEDARFRVLDMPLYFGEVRLVDDALLKAAAERGKWLNVWTVDDPAEMDRLLQEGIGGIMTDRPDLLRQRMDASGKPG; encoded by the coding sequence ATGCTTCCGCGCGACACGTTTCTCCATGGGCTGAAGCCCACGCTCCACATCGCGCACCGCGGGGGCGCGCTCCTCGCGCCGGAGAACACGCTGGAGGCGTTCCACCGCGCCGTCCACACGCACCGCACGGACATGCTGGAACTGGACGTGCACCTGTCGCGCGATGGCGAAGTCATCGTCGCGCACGACGACACGCTGGAGCGCTGCACCGATGGTGAAGGTCCGCTCGCCGCGCTCACGCTGGCGGAGCTGCGCAAGCTGGACGCGGGCCACCGCTTCACGCCGGACGAGGGTCGCACCTTCCCCTTCCGTGGTCAGGGCGTGCGCCTGCCCACGCTGCGCGAGGTGTTGCGCGCCTTCCCATCGCTGCGCCTCAACGTGGAGCTCAAGCCGGACGTGCCAGGCGCGGAGGCAGTGCTCGCCCGCCTGCTGACCGAGGAAGACGCCCTGGGCCGCGTGTGCATTGGCAGCGAGCAGGACGTCATCGCGGAGCGGCTCCACGCGCGGCTCCCCGACGTGTGCCACTTCTATCCACGCGACGCGCTGGCCGCGTTCGTCCTGGCGCTCAAGGCGGGCGAGGCGCCGCCGGAGGACGCGCGCTTCCGCGTGCTCGACATGCCGCTGTACTTCGGCGAGGTCCGGCTGGTGGACGACGCGCTGCTCAAGGCCGCGGCCGAGCGCGGCAAGTGGCTCAACGTCTGGACCGTGGATGATCCGGCGGAGATGGACCGGCTCCTCCAGGAGGGCATCGGCGGCATCATGACCGACCGGCCGGACCTGCTCCGCCAGCGAATGGACGCCTCTGGAAAGCCGGGTTAA
- a CDS encoding serine/threonine-protein kinase, which produces MNPQAFGKYQLLKKLATGGMAEVWLARQSGIEGFQKELVVKRILPHLAEDREFVEMFKNEALIAARFNHPNIAQVYEFGEANGTYYIAMEFIHGEDLGRVMRKASGMNQWIARPLAIRIVASACEGLYYAHSRTDDRGQPLNVVHRDISPQNILISFDGSVKLVDFGIAKAADQASMTKSGAIKGKFAYMAPEQAAGKHLDRRADIFAIGLVLYEMLTGHRPLKKESELATLQAAMECAIPSPSEVADVPRDMDHVVMRALAKNADDRYDNAREFQTALEELLVNERWLVTSGQISELMKTLFAERLDEERKQGQFVPVGEDSNTSPPRPPPDMSWEAPPGESPSQSRERSRGNATRTGSAPRRATGMSPALAEDPNEYDAPSLTGVEPQPRRRSSASEPAVRRGTSTSNPNATQIARTNSRSDLRSQAVDDVPPPRRTMSRGAPVSEPPMRSRSGVQRMDLEDDERTRLPPPEDDLETEPVPAPPPRRRTSTSQSAVEAPRRRTSSRVDAPRPRPVAPPVDEDEDSGERRPSRSNAPALPEPTKPRGGSVRTLISVGLVVGLLALVVLFREPIMLALTSKAADAQGVWLTVNTNQPVKVSVRHTERCNSPEPVTFLGTAPLTRVQGAHLQDTLILENDAQGIYLEDSEELAFGQPGELKTFERSFKEGTLKLKITPKAMASGLTVYRNNQMMGSAGTTLKLMEGKQRLELRGKQLKEPVAFEATIKPDETTDLPLDLASAL; this is translated from the coding sequence ATGAACCCTCAAGCCTTCGGGAAATACCAGCTCCTCAAGAAGCTCGCCACGGGCGGCATGGCCGAAGTCTGGCTGGCTCGTCAGTCCGGAATCGAGGGCTTCCAGAAGGAGCTTGTCGTCAAGCGCATCCTCCCGCACCTCGCGGAGGACCGCGAGTTCGTGGAGATGTTCAAGAACGAGGCGCTGATCGCCGCGCGCTTCAACCACCCGAACATCGCGCAGGTCTACGAATTCGGCGAGGCCAACGGCACCTACTACATCGCCATGGAGTTCATCCACGGCGAGGACCTGGGCCGGGTCATGCGCAAGGCCAGCGGGATGAACCAGTGGATCGCCCGTCCGCTGGCCATCCGCATCGTCGCCTCCGCGTGCGAGGGCCTCTACTACGCGCACAGCCGCACGGATGATCGCGGCCAGCCGCTCAACGTGGTCCACCGCGACATCAGCCCGCAGAACATCCTGATCAGCTTCGATGGTTCGGTGAAGCTGGTGGACTTCGGCATCGCGAAGGCGGCGGACCAGGCGTCGATGACGAAGTCCGGCGCCATCAAGGGCAAGTTCGCGTACATGGCGCCCGAGCAGGCCGCGGGCAAGCACCTGGACCGGCGCGCGGACATCTTCGCCATCGGCCTGGTGCTGTACGAGATGCTCACCGGGCACCGGCCGCTCAAGAAGGAATCGGAGCTGGCCACGCTGCAGGCGGCCATGGAGTGCGCCATCCCGTCCCCGTCCGAGGTGGCCGACGTGCCCCGGGACATGGACCACGTGGTGATGCGCGCGCTCGCCAAGAACGCGGACGACCGCTACGACAACGCGCGCGAGTTCCAGACCGCCCTGGAGGAGCTGCTCGTCAACGAGCGCTGGCTGGTCACCTCCGGTCAGATTTCCGAGCTGATGAAGACGCTCTTCGCGGAGCGTCTGGACGAGGAGCGCAAGCAGGGCCAGTTCGTGCCCGTGGGCGAGGACTCCAACACCTCGCCGCCCCGGCCGCCCCCGGACATGAGCTGGGAGGCCCCGCCGGGCGAGTCGCCGTCGCAGTCGCGCGAGCGCTCTCGCGGCAACGCCACCCGCACGGGCTCCGCGCCCCGCCGCGCGACGGGCATGTCGCCCGCGCTGGCGGAGGATCCGAACGAGTACGACGCGCCGTCGCTCACCGGCGTGGAGCCGCAGCCCCGCCGGCGCTCCAGCGCGTCGGAGCCGGCGGTCCGCCGCGGCACGTCCACCAGCAACCCGAACGCGACGCAGATTGCCCGCACCAACTCGCGCTCGGACCTGCGCAGCCAGGCGGTGGACGACGTCCCGCCGCCCCGGCGCACGATGTCGCGCGGCGCGCCGGTGTCGGAGCCGCCCATGCGCTCGCGCTCGGGCGTGCAGCGCATGGACCTGGAGGACGACGAGCGCACGCGCCTGCCGCCTCCCGAGGACGATCTGGAGACGGAGCCGGTCCCCGCGCCCCCGCCGCGCCGCCGCACCAGCACCAGCCAGTCCGCCGTGGAGGCACCGCGCCGCCGCACCTCCAGCCGCGTGGACGCCCCGCGCCCGCGCCCGGTGGCCCCGCCGGTGGACGAGGACGAGGACTCCGGCGAGCGCCGCCCGTCGCGCTCCAACGCCCCCGCGCTGCCGGAGCCCACGAAGCCCCGGGGCGGCAGCGTGCGTACGCTCATCTCCGTGGGTCTGGTGGTGGGCCTGCTCGCGCTGGTCGTGCTCTTCCGCGAGCCCATCATGCTGGCGCTCACGTCCAAGGCCGCGGACGCGCAGGGCGTGTGGCTCACGGTGAACACCAACCAGCCGGTGAAGGTGTCCGTGCGGCACACGGAGCGCTGCAACAGCCCGGAGCCGGTGACGTTCCTGGGCACCGCGCCGCTCACGCGCGTGCAGGGCGCCCACCTGCAGGACACGCTCATCCTGGAGAACGACGCCCAGGGCATCTACCTGGAGGACTCGGAGGAACTCGCGTTCGGCCAGCCCGGCGAGCTGAAGACCTTCGAGCGCAGCTTCAAGGAAGGCACCCTCAAGCTGAAGATCACCCCCAAGGCCATGGCGTCGGGCCTGACGGTGTACCGGAACAACCAGATGATGGGCAGCGCCGGCACGACGCTCAAGCTGATGGAGGGCAAGCAGCGCCTGGAGCTGCGCGGCAAGCAGCTCAAGGAGCCCGTGGCCTTCGAGGCCACCATCAAGCCGGACGAGACGACGGACCTGCCCCTGGACCTGGCCTCCGCGCTCTAG